The sequence below is a genomic window from Eubalaena glacialis isolate mEubGla1 chromosome 13, mEubGla1.1.hap2.+ XY, whole genome shotgun sequence.
tgaggccccaagaaGGGAAACAAGCTGCCATGGGTTTTAGGTTCCTGGGAGGTAAAGCAAGCTGTGGGCTGGTGGCAGAGCCAACAAgatcaggcctcagtttctccagccCCAAGACAGCTTCCAGTGAAGCCTCTGTCAGCAGGCcaccctctggcagccaccatgGAAACCGCAGCCCCGTCATGGCCTGAATGGCTACAGAAGTACCTTCACAGAAGAACATATCCCAGACACGTAGCACTGAAGCCCAGGGAAGGGTGCGGGCAAAGATGCACATGAACCATTCTGTCATGTACAGCACGGGGTCAATGCGCTGCCGTCGCAGGTGCCGATGTGCCAATGGGGAGGCCCGGCGCAACAGCGCAAAAAAGATTTCTCCATCCAGTTGAATGGCCTCCTGGAAGTGGGACAAACCATGAGAAGAGGCCTGCTGTGGACCCTTGGGGTAGAACCGGCCCTGGTAGTCAGTACCCATCCACAAAGTGGGATCCTCACCTCAGTGGGAGAGGCCCAGAACAGAGGGACAGAATGGTACAGCGGGGGGCAGGACAAGGACCACCCTGCAGTCTTGGGGAAAAGTCACAGCCCCAGTTGCACCCAGCCTCCAGACACTCACCAGCCCTGCACTATAGTAACCGGGGAGGTACTTGTCGCAGATCTGCACCAGGCACCAAAAGGCTTGCTGAGAAGGGCAAGAacaaggagggagggatggggcctgagaaACAGGGAGGAGGGAGCTCCCCCATCACCACTGCAGGCCAAgatcctcccagcccctccccaaccAGGCCCAGCGTCTGCTGACCTCAGCAGGCATGTGCATGAGCAGCACTGCGGCCACGGGGGCCTGGGCCTGGCAGTAGCCCTCGTCAGGCCGGTAGATAGTGTAGGCCTTCAGGATTCGATACAGGTCCTGTTGCCTGTGGGTATGGGGAAAGACCATGAGGAAAGTCACAGGAGTTGGGAGCTCTCGCCCCCAAACTAACCCGCACCCCCACCCAGAGCCCCCCTATATCCCGTGGCAGATCAACCCCAGAGCTTTACCACCACACACCTCTATCCACCTTCCTAATCCTGCCTATCAAGCTTAAGCCAAAGACTCAGACCATAACCTAAGCTTTGTTCCAGGCTCTAGGCTTCCGCCCTTGCCTGCACACCCACGTGCTCCCCACCCATGTCCCCCCATGGGCTGTGCTCTCTGTCTGCCCCCATCCCGTAAACCTTCAAGGTCATCTTCTTCAGGAAGCTTTTCAACAGCATCAGCCCTCCTCTGGCACTGTCTGAATGCTTTTACTGCCCCAGAGCAGGCGCTCTCCCAGGGCAGGCCCTGCCTTATCTGTCTGACTGGATTTCATCAGTTCCCCCCGGGCAGAGCCCTGGTTCTCGGTGTAGGCTTGGGAAGCCAGCTGTGCCTCAGACCTTTCTCTTGTCTctgcatccaaaagaataaactCTCTGCCCTAGATCTGTTCCTCTCCCCTGAGGGTGCCCCATCGCTGTGTGTGGGAATCCCATCCCCTCAGCCCCACATCAGAAAACAGCGAGCCTTCCATCACTCCCCACAGCTAATCATCAAGTCGTATCAACACTACCTTCTGAATTTCATTCACGTCTATTCCCTCTCTCCGCCGCCACAGCCACTGAGCAGCTCAGACCTTCATCTCTTAACCAGGATGTAATAACCGCCCAGatcctctccctgcctccagtcaCACACTCCTGACCACTGCTTACAGTAGTGTTTCTCAAAATTCAGTCACTGAAGTGTGACTTTCATTTGTGCTTTATCTGCACACCACcccactattatttattttttctccactTTGTAATAACGTTAGTCCATGAAATGACAGGTTTGATATACTAGTTATTTCAtctaatatgtattaaaataaacatgtaacTTCCCTAAGCTCCCATGCTACATTCACCCACCTGCCTGCTTCTGTGCCCCTGCCTTCTCCCCCATTGCTATGGGTGAACTATCTGTGATCCTGGCCAACCACAGCCTTTCCACTTGGGCACTGGGTCCCATCCCCTCTCGCCTACACAGGCCATCCCTCCAGCAACCTTCCCATTGTTTGTGCgtcatccatttttctctaattACAGAGGCTGGCATACCAACATGTCATTTCttctagcttaaaaaaaaaaaacacctcttgtgacttccctggcagcccaatggttaagactccatgcttccactgcagggggtgcgggttcgagccctagtcggGGAaataagaccccacatgccacagggcatggccaaaaaacaaacaaaaaacacctctaCCCAACCTTCCCCTCTGAATACCACACCGTTTCTTTCCTACCTATTCAGCCAAACCCACCTAGAGTACAGACTTGCTATCATCAATTTCTTTCCTCCCATCCTCCAGTCAGGCTTTAGCCCACTGCTCCACACAAAACCAATGTTTTGTCACCAATGACCTCCACATTGCTAAATCCAGAGGTCGATTTGCAGACTTCACTTTACTTGACCCGTCAGCAGCATTTCATACAGCTGATCCCGAAACCCCTCTTCACTTTGCTTCCAGGAATcacactctcctggttttccttatACCTCACCAGCTCCTTCCAGGCTCCTTTACAGgttctttctcatcttcccattcTTGAAATGTTGGAGCTGCAGGGCTCAATCTTTGAACAGCTTCCTTTCGTATCTACACTTGCTGCCTTGATGACCTCATCTAGTCCCATGGGTGAGATCTGGTCCCATCTAGAGCCTGACAACTCTCAATTTCCAATCTGTCTCCAGTTTAAACCTCTCCCTGGATGTTGTGTCCATTGTACATCCAGCTTACTTGGCATCTCCATCTGGATATCCAGTGAGTATTTCAAACTTCACATTCCAAAAATGAGCTCCTGATATACCCTTCAAGCCTACTTTCCTCCCAGTTTTCCCCATCCATATCAGTATATTGCAACTCCATTCATTCTAGTTTCTTTCTAAGACCAAAAACCTTAAGAGTCTTCCTTaactactctctctctctctctctctctctctcacacacacacacacatacacacacacactctccacaTCTAATCCACTGGCAAATTCTTTTGgctttaccttcaaaatatatccagtttCACGGCTACCATCCTGGTCTATCTATCATCATCTCTTTCCTGGATTATGGAAATAGTCTAcctggtctctctgcttctgccCTTGTCTCCTATAGTCTATTGTCAGCACAGCAGCCAgaaatgatccttttttttttttttccagccgcactgcgcagcatgtgggatattagttccccgaccagggatcaaacccatgccccctgcagtggaagcacagagtcttaaccactggtcagccagggaagtcccagaatgatctttttaaaacacaagtcAGATCAGGTCACTTGTAACCCCATCTCGGCTCACattctcttttcccctttcttgcTTTAAACTCTTCTATTTACCACCATTGTACATACAACAtactttcattctttattttatttattgtctacCCTTACTAAAATATAAGCCCTGAGGGGGCAGCTGTCATCTGTAGCTAAAACAGTACCTGGCAGATAGCAGGCGCttgacaaatatttgctgaaaggaTGAACTTACTGTtaaaaaaatgtccatccacatgCTCCCACAAGGAGCTGAGAACCACCTAAAAACATCGCACACCACTAGGAAGCGATATATAGCCTTCGTGAGGAAGCCGGGCAAACATAACAAAGATCGAAGGGCCTGGGCACAGCATTTAAGGGCCCTTAATTGCTTTTCCAGCCTCAGCTCTACCCAACCCCACTGCCCAGACACAGCTTACATAACCCCCAAGCCAGGAAAAACCTGCCCCTTGCTCTGCTCCCATCTATCCTTTAAAACCTAGTTCAAATGCAACCTCTTCAATGAGCCCTTGATgtgcctccccttcccctcaccagcaccccaccccacccccatcacccTGAGTCAGAGTCTCCCTCCCAGGAGACTTCCTTCAACATGGCTAGACACTCAATCCATTAAGGACCACTCCTGTAGAAGTTCTGGAAGGCAAGAACTGCTTTCAACCCAGCCCTGTATCCACCACTGACTCACATAGTCAGGTCGCCTTACCCATGCCCGCCTCGAGCAGCAAACATCTCATGGAAAGGGAACTGACGGTGCAGGTCCTTCTCAATCACATCCAGCCACTTAGGGTCCCCAGGAGCCCGTtccagctcctgcagtgggacAGCTGAGATTATCTCAGGATCTGGGGGAACTGATGATACCCTTCACACAGACACTGTCACACGTCCCCACACCCTGGAGCTGTGCGCACCTCAAACTTGCCCGGGTTCTGCTCCAGGAGTTCCTTGCTATTGGACAAGTACTGCCAGGCCTTGGCTCTGAGGGAGGATGGGATCCCCTTCCGGCAGCGCAGTTTCACCTAAGGCAGAGTGGCAGGCAGGGGAACAGCTTCAGTGGCAGGCACAGCCTCCAAGCTTTCCCCAGCAGTCCTCGGGCTCCCTGGGACACCTGTCCCACATCCCATAGGCTTCACTCCACTGGACCCCGCCTGGCCTTCTATCTTTAAAGCTACTCCTCCCCCGCAGGCCCAAGTACCACCTACCCTCAACATGGTCCGGAGAGCAGATACTATCAGGTTCCTGGGCTTCCCCAGAGCACAGGGGCCCAccctgtcctccccacccccaccatgtcCATTGCCCTGCCCACCACAGCCTTCTCAAACCTTCTGGAAACGCCGTGACAGCCACTTATCCCAGTGACTGAACATCTCCAGCCATTTGAGCTCCCGCTGCCGAGCCACATCCACAGGAATGGAGCTCTCTCTGAGGATATGGGGAGTATGGAAGAAGTCAGTAGCAGTAGTATAAAATCTAGATTACTGGGGGAACTGAGGCAAGCCACCTCCCCAAGCTCAAAAATGAGAGATCAGACCATAAAAGCATTTTGTGAGCTACCAATACCAAACATTAGGACGTCTGGTCATTCTGGCCATCCAAGGTCCTAGTTCACTACACTAAATGGAATTTCCTTGGAATCTCTGAACAGAGATCACATTCTCATGTTGGATCGCTATACAGAGGCTGTGTTCAAATCCCATTTCAGACACATACAAGTTTGGGGAGAGAGCACGGAATATTGAAAAGCTACACTTTGCATTAGACCTGGATCCAAGTTCTAGGTTTGCCACCTAttcactgtgtggccttgggcaagtcactctctaagcctcaatctCCTCATGTGTAAGATGGAGAGAAAAACAGTATCTACCTAAGAGGTTATTATGAGATAACACATAGCAGCGACTCAGTAAGTAACAGCAATTattatccataaaataaaatacataacaaaCATACTTCCCTGTCCCCTTAGAGGCAACTGTCTGAGTTTCCTTCTACCAGACTCAAGATCCCTTGCACCATCTGCAATTTCCGCTACCTCCTCCTCCCTGAAATCACCCCACGTTCCCAAGCAAATGAAGCTCTCCTTGCACTGTTTGCTCACTGTTCTGTCAGAGCTTCGCACTCACGATACCCCATCAGTCTTGAAACAGTTAGTTGTAGGAGCCAGTACCAGGTGAGTGGAATGGAAGAAAGAGCTTGGGTTTCCAGATAGACCTGAGCTCAAAGCCCAGTTGTCCCTTAGAAGTTGGGGAGTCTTGGCAAGTGATAACCTAAGTCTCttccttataaatgtaaaaaggAATGCCACCACCTACATCACAAAGTTATGAGAGGACTATTGAGaaactatataaagaactgtTAAATGGGAGGTTTAATGTTAGTTTCTTTTGTCCCAGAAGCTCCTTTCACTAAAAGGTGATTTCTCATTAATCTCTATCATAAGGCAATTCCAAACTCTACTAAAGGCCAGGAAGAGTAAGATAACTTTCCTGCCCTCAAAAGGTCACAAGCTAGCAGGGGAGATAATCGCAATATGTGAGGGAAATGCAATGACAAAGATGCACAGAAGAGGCACCTAATCGGAGGCGGGGCAATGGATATCAAGGAAGGTTTCCTGGAGGAAGGGACATCTGAGGTAATCCATGAAGGACTGAGTAGAACATGGCAGGGAAAGACCGGGAGAAGGGCATTCCTGGCTGATGGTACAGCCTGAGTATGAAGGGAAAAAGACTACAATCACTTCAACAGGACCACAGCACACAGTGCATGGTGAGAAGGCGGTGGAAAAGAAGACCAGAGAGGCTGGCAGAGCCAGGTCATAAGGAGCCCGTGTGCAGGCTAAAGCGCTTGGACTTTATCCTCTGGACAGTGCGGAGCTGCTAACAGCTTTTAAGGTAACGTGTGCCACAGTCAGCCTTGCCTCAGAAGTAGATTCTGCCAGCATGGAAGATGGATTTTAGAGGGacaaaattaaaagcagagaatTAGCACCCAGCACGGTGCCTGGTACACAAGAGGGGCTCACTAAAATCCAATTCAATCCAAGTTCCTCAGGGCAGCAGAGTATTGAGGAGAGTGCCATCGGTCACACAGATCCAAATTATTTGAGTGGGGCAATTCACTCAACTGCTCTaatcctgtttcttcatctataaattagGTACAGCAATGCATCCCTCATGCATGGGAAAGCACCAGGGTCAAACTTCAGTTGCCCTCCCCACACAGGACCGAGAATGTTGGTACTCaaagattttctgatttttttgttggATTATAATCCCTCCCACAGGGCTTCCCCCAACACCAGGCAGGTCCCCCTCACCCCAACACGCACAGCCATGACTAAATCCTACTCATTCTTCACGATTCAGATCAGTCCAGCTGAATTCCCAGACTGGGCAAAAGATTCCTTCCCTAGCTGCTCACAAAACCCTGTGATGATCTCCAGGCTAAACCTAACATATTATATTGAAACCAACTGTTTAAGTATTTGTCTCTCCCTCTAGATGATGAGCACCTTGAAATGATTATTTTATCCTTAgtacccagcacagggcctggcactggGGGTTCTCAGGCAATGCTGTAAACTGAACTGACCAGCAGGTTAAAGGGGTACAGGAACAATGAtccaaagagagggaaggaagaagtcaGAAGCAATCACATCCTCACCTCAGAAGTGACTCAGGCCCCTGGAGGGAACTAGGAAAGAGCAAGCCCGGCTGGGGAGATGAGGAAATGGGGAAGAggcctcctccaccccctttcctTCAGTGAAAACACAAGACTGCTCTTCTGTTTCACAGAGGGGCCCTACCTTCAGAGTCTCTCCTCCATCAAACAGACTTCCCCACCTCACCACCCCATCAGACCTAGGGCTATGGGGGAAGGGAGGTGCCTGCATCCCTCCAGACTTTCTCCCTAAAGAACCAAAGATCTCTACTAGAACCCCTGTCCAGCCAACCCTCCAGAATACCTGACCTGTAGCTGGAGTTTCCCATCAAGGAGCTGGGACAACCTGAGGTATCATCTCATTCAACCTTtcacttcacagaggaggaaagtgaggcactAACTCAAATGTGGAAGGCACTAACTCAagggcacacacacaccaaaGGCAAGGCTTAGGCTCAAACCCAGAACGCCCGACACCTGGTCTCAAACCCTAACACGCTGGTGCCACAGAAACCTCAGGAAGCTCTAGGCATGATAAGGATTGTTAAGCATCCCATTCCCACTAATCACACCCCGTGGATCCTCAGAGGAGGATGGGCAGCCAGAGTGTGGGCAAGGTGTATCATCCCCCCACCCTGCAACCTCTACTTCCCTGAAGCAGGCCCGCTGGGTGCCCACTGGGTACTCACAGGCTGCCCGAATACTGGCTGCCCCCAAGGAAGCCGTACTTGTCCGTCTTGCGCAGGGCCAGCCCATTTATCTCCGAGTCTGAGCCCATGGAGCTCACATCATCCGCCAAGGACTCTAAGGTCCCAGACATGAGGCTCACGGAGTCCAAGTAGCTCAGAGTGTCTGGGGCCTGCCCTCGAGGCCCAGAGATGCCAGGTCCCAGGCTGGACGTGGAGCCTAGGTCCTGAGAGTTTTCAGCAGGCTCCGGAGCTGGGGTCACCGTCACGACAGCTACCAGAGCCTCACACGTCCCTGAAGGGCCTGTACCAGGCCCTGAGGGGTCCTCTGGAGCCTGTCCTgttgatgctgatgctgcagCTCCATGTCCACTTGTCACCTGTCCTGCTGTCACTGCTGCAACCCGTGCAGTCACTCCTGAGGCCACTGTGGTTCCCGGCTTGGGGGCAAGCGGGGGTTTGGCGGTCAGGGCCCCAGGAGCCGTTCTTGAAGGGGTCCTGGTGCGGGCCCCGGTGAGGGTACCTGGCCCAGGATCGGGTGAGGTTCTGGCCTCCTCCGTCTTCGGAGAGTCTGCCCCTGGGGCCAGAGCCATGGACCTCTCGGCTCCTGCCACAGCCTCGGGCACCAAGGGCTCTGGGTCGGAGACTTGCGCCCTCAGGGCTTCGGGTGAGGCCTCCAGGGTCAGCCCCACCTCCGTGCTGCCGGTGACTGTCGGGGCGGGGGCCAGGGCCGAGTCCGAGGTCTGGGTTGGACCCGGTACCCATGCGGGCCGCGCCTCCCCGGGGGCCACCAGGGTGACCGGGGCCGAAGCGGCCGTGGTCACTGGCGGCCCCGGAGCTACCACCACGACGGGCCCGGCCCGGGAGCCGCGGGGCGGCGGCGACGGGGCCGCGGGGGCGCCATGACGGCGCGGCGGGGCCACCAGGGGCGCCGGGCCCGTCTCCATGACCGCGGGCCGCCCCTCACATCCCCCCGCCGCGGCGGCCGCAAAAGGCGCCGCCCCTCAGGCCGCTCCCCACCGGCCGCCGAGGAAGGCGAAAGGGCGAAGGGCGCGGCCTGGCGCGCGCCGGGGTCGTTGCTGGCGCGCGGGCGGCCACCCGGCGCGCGGAGCCGGGGCACGGGTCCCGGGGCGCCAGGCGCCGGGGTCTCGCTCGCGCCCTCTCCCTCCTTTCGCACTCTCGccgccaccccctccctcccgctTCGGGCGAGCGGCCCACCTCGCGCCTGCGCACAAGCCCCGGTGCTGGCCAAGCGGCCAGGGTTTCGGCGCTTCACGCCTGCGCGCGGGCGGCCCCATCGCGCTCCTTTTTTCTCCCGCCTCGTCAGAGGGCTTGGACGAATAATAGGAGAGAGAGAACTGGGTTTCTGCCAATCGTTGGAagtgtgggtggggctggaggtgggaagggggtgggtaatttggggagaagaaacagagaaggcGGAGGTTATAAAACCAATGAGAGGGCGAGTGAAGGCAGGAGGAGGCGGGACGAAGGGAGTAACTAATAGAAAAGCGGGAAGATGAACCTCCTGGCCAATAAAGATGGCTGAAGAGTGAAAAACTGTGGAAGGAGGCGGGTGCTGTGCGAGAAGAGGCGGGCCTGCCTAATACGAATGGTTAAAAGGGAGCCAATGAAAAGGGGAGTAGGCGGAGGTCAAATTGACAGACAGTGATGTCTAGTTGGGCGGTGACAGACAGCGTCCGCAGTCAATAGGAGCTGAGGGATTCTTTGGGTCTCCCAAGAAGGTCAGGAAGAAATGacagctgggaggggagggtcAAATTTGCGATTAATTTGCCTCGTCAGCCAATGAATGCATTCTCTCACTTTAGCAACAGGAGGAAGATAGACAGCTGTCTCAGCCAATGGCAGCATCCAAAGGGAAGGGGTCCTGCCAGCAGGCAGTGCCAAGCCAGGGATGTCGGTGACAACCGGAGACAAGCGCGGGAGGGGGGGGTGACAGTTGGGGACAGCGCGGAGAGGGGGCGGGGACCGGGGGCATGGGTGCAACCGTTAGCCAATAAGAGCGCCACGCTGCCCTGCCTGAGTCCTCTCGTGGGCCCCATTCTCTATTCAGCTCGCAAGCCCACCACAGGGCACTTGATCCAGTGCTCTGATCGGGTACTCTTGCCCTTCACTCAGCCTCTAATTCTCATCCCAGCCCGCAACAAATCCCAGGCGACTATAACCAGAGCCCCAAAATCCTATACGTGACTCATCTCTCTGGATCCACCATTTCCTGTGGGTATCCCAACCCCCAAGTCCCTCTCCTCAGCCCCTTCTATCTGAGCTCTTCCCCAGGATCTGGGCTCCAGTTCCTCGGAACTTATCCTCTGAGTGCCCCCTCCATTCTAGTGGGGATCCCAGACCCCAAATCATGAATTCCCAATACCATGAATTCCCATATCTGTGTTCTTATTCTTTTGGGGATCCAGGACCCATTCCatcaactcctctctcctcattgATACACCCCTCTGTGCTCCTCATTCTCTGCTAAGAAATCAGACCCCAATCTCATGAGCCCTCCAGGCTACCCTAGACCACAAACACAAAGCCCTGACTTTACCAGCCCCTCCTCTCTCTGGCCCTCATTCCCCTGAGGTCCAGGATTCAGGATTCAGCACCAGGAGGGCTCCAATTTCCATACAAAGTCCACCATCCTGAAATTTCAGTCAGGCCTAGCTCCCAGCTTCCCAGTTACTTGGTTGCTGAGTTCACTGAGGCTCCTTACTCCCAGCTCAGACTCAGATCCTGTGAACTCCAGTGTCTGAGATATGCCGCTCCCGATCTCCTCCTCCTCAACTTCTCCACTTTCCATTTGGCCCAAGCTTCCTAAGCACTTCCCCCATCCCCCTCTTTGGagttctcctcccctcccagaaCCCAGTAATAAGTGGGCTTCTTCCTGGGCCTGGACCCCCATGGTAACCGTATAAGGTTAGGCAGCTGTCGACTGAGGCAGGGAGGGGCCAGTGCAGGAGGCCAAGGGCAGCTGCTAAGTTTAGGGTGGCTCTGTCTCTCTTCTTAGAGACAACAGGTGCCTGGACCCCAGTGACCAGAAAAGCAAATGTCTTAGAGGCATTGGtatgaggctggaggagggagaggggaggaggagacttCCTCAGGACATCAGGTCCTAGAgggaacaggaggaggaggagacacgGGTGTCCTTGCCAACCTTgggcctcctggggcttcctCACCCACAATTTCCGCAGACCTCCACTGTACGGAATGGACTGgggcactgaggcccagaggggtgggagagcgtacctcaaagtcacacagtcagCCTAGGTGGTTCTTGCCCACATCGGAGAGAGAAGCCATTGGCCATCCCAGCCACCAAGGAGGAGGTGACCAATTAGCTTCCCTCTTGGTGTCTTTGACTCCCCTCCTCTGAGTTCCAACTTTCACACCAGTATCCAAAAAAGTGATTATAGACTCACACTAGACCATGTCCTTCTCCTGTTTCAAACCTTTCCAAGGCTCCCAAGGTCTCAGCCCTCAGCATGGCATTCGAAGACCCTCTGGTGTCTGATGTCCAGCCCCTTGTATCCTCTGCTCGAGCCCCATCCCAATTCTGGCGAACTGAACACTTCTGATCTTTCACTTCTCCAGGCCTTTGCCCATCTGTGCCCTCCACTTAGCATGGCTGTTCCTCCACTTTCACCTGACTCACTTCTACCAGCCTTCATAACGTCATTCCCATACTCCTAGATAGGGCTGCTATGCCCTCTACTTCTGTACTCCTGACCAGCTTGTTTGTCATTTTCTGCATTTACCCTGTCTCCACAGCTAGACTGTAAGTTCTACCAAGGCAGGGCctgaatattaattataataattatgggaattccctggcagtccagtggttaggactccaggttttcactgccgagggcccggatccgatccttggtcggggaactaagatcccacaagccatgtggggcagccaaaaaataaaaataaaaataatgattatacTTCACTAACTGTTTCCAAATAGTGTTCACATCCAGAAGTTCTGTGGGATGGGAATTacgtccccattttatagagggggaaaccaaggcccagggaGTTGGAGCACaaagcccaaggtcacagagcagccTCTCTGCTCCAGGCTGTCTAGTCTCTTCATACCTAGTGATTCCATGCCCCACATCTTTCCTCACAAAATCCCCCCTCTTCTTGAAGGGGATGTAGCAGACTTCCTGATCCTTCAGCTTCCCCAGGcagctctctcccacctgtaaccTCTGTCACTACCCCCATATATACATACCCTTGACCGTGAACTCCACAGTGGGGGGACTGTGTTTGTCAAAGTGCACCTGCAAAGCAtggaccagtgcctggcacactgtaggtactcaataaatttaCTGGGTTTAAATCTGGGCCCACCCCACACAGGGGTACAGGAGGCTGGTGCATCTCTTTCCTAGTCCTGTGTCTCAGCCTGGGCCCTCTCTGAACTCTGGCACATTCCAGCCTCCTTTGGGGAAAAAGAACATCCCTTCCTGCCCAGGTCCTAGTGAGACCTGCATCCCAAGActcactccctcctccctccctccttgggcTCCAGCTGCTGCCAGCCCAAGAAAGGAGAGGCCCTGAGCTGGGCTATTTTGGTATCTGGGGTGGGCACCCACAGGGCTAAGGTTACCCTGGTATGTTAATGACTCCCTGGGGCAGGACTATATAACTCCAGAGGGACTGGCCCAGGC
It includes:
- the TBC1D10B gene encoding TBC1 domain family member 10B, encoding METGPAPLVAPPRRHGAPAAPSPPPRGSRAGPVVVVAPGPPVTTAASAPVTLVAPGEARPAWVPGPTQTSDSALAPAPTVTGSTEVGLTLEASPEALRAQVSDPEPLVPEAVAGAERSMALAPGADSPKTEEARTSPDPGPGTLTGARTRTPSRTAPGALTAKPPLAPKPGTTVASGVTARVAAVTAGQVTSGHGAAASASTGQAPEDPSGPGTGPSGTCEALVAVVTVTPAPEPAENSQDLGSTSSLGPGISGPRGQAPDTLSYLDSVSLMSGTLESLADDVSSMGSDSEINGLALRKTDKYGFLGGSQYSGSLESSIPVDVARQRELKWLEMFSHWDKWLSRRFQKVKLRCRKGIPSSLRAKAWQYLSNSKELLEQNPGKFEELERAPGDPKWLDVIEKDLHRQFPFHEMFAARGGHGQQDLYRILKAYTIYRPDEGYCQAQAPVAAVLLMHMPAEQAFWCLVQICDKYLPGYYSAGLEAIQLDGEIFFALLRRASPLAHRHLRRQRIDPVLYMTEWFMCIFARTLPWASVLRVWDMFFCEGVKIIFRVALVLLRHTLGSVEKLRSCQGMYETMEQLRNLPQQCMQEDFLVHEVTNLPVTEALIERENSAQLKKWRETRGELQYRPSRRLHGSRAIHEERRRQQPPLGPSSSLLSLPGLKSRGSRAAGGAPSPPPPVRRASAGPAPGPLVTAEGLHPSLPSPTGNSTPLAPSKEARRQEKERQKQEKERQKQEKERQKQEKKAQGRKLSLRRKADGPPAPQDGGDRPSASEARQDAYF